The genomic region cttcgatcaagggataggttccgggttgGGAGCCTGGGATTaatagggtggatgtcgttcttattttttgtttgttttcatccgtagtcggatcctactcttctgtatgatgattgcttgtactcatgttgtagcttgtggcaagtgtaagcctttatcttgtatccTCATCTATTCAGTGCATGGTCtcttgtaatgatatccaccttgctacgcgctcgaaatgcggttgtgccccaatcatgaattcatcacgtgattgggatagtatcgcatcttgggcgctacaccaGAGCTCCGATCTCTCATCCCCTCCTTTGGTTTCGATCCTTAATTTTCTTTGGTTTATTACACATTGTTCTTGGATGGTACCCTAACGGTGTCCAAGAGAACCTTGGGTGCGGCTTTATGTTACTTCCACGATGTTGTTGTAATACTCGACAATTCTACCCCAAAACCGGTCCTTTAATTGATCCATCCAACCGATGCATGACACAAAGCAATATCTCCATCTTGGCAATAATTGTGAGCCCTtgatcttgatggtgctttcacgAATGATTGTGTCTCCATGGGATCATCAACCTCTTCGGCCTCCTCCTCCACTGCGGCTCATAATTCTCCTCGCGCTCTTGTTGTTAATCGAACACCGAGTCATAATTGAGATCTTCAAGCCAAAGCATACATTACTCCTCTAAAGGCGACAAGAATTCAACAGCATTCATCTCCAcactaggacaacaacaacaatctCATCACCCTACGACCGCAAGCAATCACCAAACAATGCACTGGCCGAAATGGAAAGTGCAAAAAAAATTACCTTGATGGCATTTCATCGACCACTTGGCGGCCACATCCCTTGGTGATGAGTGCCACGGCCGGAAGAATGGGTGTAGGGATGATTGGAGACGGGGTACAAGACGACAGgtgaggaggcaccggagccgccttctttcttcctcttcttcaccacCTCCTCGGCGAGCACCGCAGTCGGTTTCCTTGCTCGCTTGCCTGCGACCGGAGCAGCGGGAGGGTGACCAACCGTCGCCGGAGACGAGCGACCTTGCTGCTGGCACTGGTTGGCTATGTCATGGCCCGAAGAAGGTTTCTGGTGCCCAACCTCTTCCTTGGTGGCAGTGGAGCAAGGGTCATTTCCGATGGGGTCGCGCCAGCGGCAGTGGTTGGCGGGGTGGCGAAAGGGTCTTGCCTCTCCATTACAGCTGGAATCGGGGGCATCGATGGTGGCCGCTCTAACAAGGGATAGGGGGCAAAACTTTTACTTCACGAGGCGCCAGGCAAGTACTCCCTCCGgttctttttagttcgcatataaaatTTAActaaagtcaagcctcgtaaagtttgaccaactttgtagaaaaaagtgtcaacattcacaatctaAAATCAATACCATTATATGTGTtatgacttaaagtttcatattatataactttagcatgacaaatgttgatattttttcatataaatacggtcaaactttgtgaagtttgacttcggagaattctaatatgcagagtaaaaaggaccggagggagtatattcaGGAGAATTGACCTCACTTTCAGGCCGAGGGGTATAATTTATCCTAACTGTTTGGGAGTTCGGTTAGAGATGCTCTAAACACGCAAAGGTTGTAGCAAAACTAGAACTGCCAGCTGACCAATgtaccctaacctatctatgcacAACGACATATGACACCTCAACTAAAGGTTAAAGAGTTGCGAGGACAAATGCATAATGGGATAACTAGCAAGCTTTCTTTTTATTTAGAAAACTATGCAAGTGAAACTGATGATGAGGTAAAGGACAACTGAACTACCATATGCATGTAACCATCCCAAAACATCAACCCAATGTTACCCTGAGGTTATGATCCATTCATTAAAACATCATCAGACAGCATCGCACACCTGCAAATAGTTGGCATGCAACAAACATAGCGGAACGACCCACACAAAACGCTAGGGAGATGGACGCTAACACCATCAGCGATCACTAGGCTACCAATGCATAAAAAAACCAAGCCGACTAAGAAGAGTTTAGGAATGTTTCAAACATCTCTCCACGGGAATTCTTTGCACACTCGTCATCTATCCTCACAATAGAGTGACAGCGCCTGCCTATCGGAAGTAAATGGAGATAAGAGGAATATCAATGTCGTTCCCGTCGTCATCCTCGCAAGCCACAACAACATCAAAATGCTTCCTGTATGCTGGAACATCTACCTTAGCCACCTCCTGGGCGACATCCACCATCTTCCTCTTCAGTCGATCCCTGTGCCTCGGGAACATGGTGTTGTACAGCAAGGATGTGCCACAGGAGACGCTGTAAGCAGTCAGGCCCTTGTCGCTTAACCACTTCAGGAGTTCTGCGACAGTAATGTTGCCCTTGATAGACCATCGGTCCCACACTGTCCATCTCAGGTCTTGATGCTTCATCTCCTTGGGCGGTACAGGTTCAGCCATGGAGAACATTGGTAGTGCCAGGTTGGCAAACGTATTGCGGTAGTCTTCAACTGGGTGGTCACCTGCCAGAACCTTGTACAGCTCAAGGCACACAAGGCCTGTGGCCATGGCTGTCGTAGTTGCAATAGCTGGAATGATTCTTCCTGCAATGAACTTCGCCTTCAGCTTGTCAACCTCTTGAATACCATAGTTTCTCGCACGCATATTAGCAAGACCAGCAATCAAGTCCATGTGGAAATTTGTATCATCATCCTGCAAAAGAAACATGTGGTGTGTAACCAGAACTAGTGAAGAAAGGGCATAGCCTTAAATATTTGATTATTTCTGTCCTTTTACAGTGGTACGTCAGAAGATATTTTGACAACTGAAATTAAACAAATGCCCATAAGTTATAATTGCATGCCTCATGCCTCATGCCTCATGCGGCATGCCAGAAATAAGGAAGTAAGTTATTAAGAATATAGTCAACTACAGCTATTTGACACAGGCAGTCACAGTATTGAAAACATCTTTACGGTACCAGCACATAAAACAGAAGCGCACACAAATAGAATATAGACCAACATGGAAGGATAAGTGGAGAGGTGCATACAGAAAACACGAACTGTGAAGTTACTTATCCTCAATGTATCTGGGCAGAAGTGGAGAATATATTGCTACTAGCAACAAGGGAGAAGACAGATACTAGCAACTAAGTTCTGTAACCCAATGCATAACAGAAAGAAATGTGACTGAATTACATAATCCCTGTTGATGTTTCTGCTTACCAAATATGCACCTATGTGCATTAGTGATGTGTGTTTGCTTTCTAGTGTGAAACGAGTAAGGATGTTCTTAAACAACCAGGGCAAGGGAAAAAACAGTCTTATTCTAACACATCAGAATCAGAAGTAGTTAAAAAGAGGCTAACCTTCTCAAACTGAATAGGCTTCATTTGGAATCCTGAAGGTAGTTTCTTGGCACATGCTTCCAACTTGGTTAAAAGGTCTTCGATAACAGCAGCGTCGTCAACTGAGGCACTGGAGAGGTTAGTGGCCTTCTCATCTGTTTCAATCTTAACCCCACTCTTTGGCTCAAATTCAGGCACTGCAACCTTACTTACTATATCAGCCAGATTACCCATGTTCTTTGCCCAGTCCGGTATGGGGATCCCGAAAGACACGGCTCTCAATATGGAAGCAGCCAGTATAAATTGAATGTGAGATGAATCAACAGCTGAGAATTGCACCGGGTGAGGGAAACGCTTAGGGGCAGACCAGAAAGGAGCACCAGTGCTAGTGGCAGCATCTTCAGGAAATGTGAATGTTAGCTGCTTCACACGATTAGAGAAGTAATCTTCAAACCTGGCAAAAGAAACCAGATGTTATGACATGGCATCTGGAGCACAAAAAATACTGTCCTATTTGATGGCAATATAATCAAAATGAAACAGTTTTAACTTCAAATAGCAGAAGACGAAAAGAAAGTGGAAGAAAGCCAATAACAAATTGTTGTATTAAAAAAAGGGGGGCATGTAGAAGACATATATCATACTTCAGTCTTGCCCAGGTTATGCAGTCTTCAAATTTATAACATCGCTCCTTGTCAAGGCATTCACGTACACGCTCCAACAATTCCCTGGCTTGAGCATCACCTGCCTTTCTCATAGCAGCAGCATATTCAGCAGGATTAGACATAAATGAGTTCACTTCATTTGGAGTTTTTTCTAGCAGACCCTCAAACTCTGAGCGAGCCCATGTTAGACAATGGTCAATATTGTGTGGAAAGGAATGAACTGTGCACATTGGTGCCTGTTTCTCAGGAGGATCACGTGAAGCTCCATAGTTTTCAGTAAGGTGAGGAATCACCATCTGTGTATTACATTTCGGACCCAGCGTTCCAGATTCCAAGAGTGGTTTCTGGAAGTACAGGCATCGCATGTCCATGTACATCCTAGCATTGACATTATCAAGTGCATTGATGACAGCATCAAGGCCCTCCCAGAATGCATCATTGAAAACATGTTCAGTCTCTGGACAGGCACGATTCTGAAGAGCATCAATATGGAGGCTGGAGTTGATAGCACTAGCAGCTGTAGCGGCTACTGTAGATTTTGCCTGTCCAATGTTCCAATCACGAAACAGGAATTGCCGGCTCAAGTTGCTTTTCTCAATGACATCATCATCTGTTATAGTTAGCTTCCCTTTACGGCCACAAGAAACCCCCATTAAAGCAAAGTTCTTCAAGAATTCACATCCAAGAGCACCAGATCCCACAACAAAAATATTAGAGTCCCGCATCTTCTTCTGAAGCTTAGAACCAAAAACAGAAATCTGAGCATCGTAGCGGCTATTCAATGGCTTCAAGTCTTTAGGGTCCAATGCATAGGTTGGCAGAGATTCTAACGAGTCAAAATAGAAGAActggcaaaaaagaaaagaaaaatcagaCAAGAACCAACAGAACGTCATAAACGTGAATATTTTACAGTTCATGACACAGACCTGGTACTGCGGATGAAATTTCCCAGAACAAGCCTTCACAACTTCTTGACCAACAATACCACCAAACATTGCAGCCATTGGGTTCAGAACAGCTCTAGAACCACTTGCAAAATGTTGCAGCAGCTTCTCATCAAGTTCATCCATCTTGTAATCAATTGCAGCCTCATTAATAGAAGCAGTAAACTCCACAAATTTTCGAGCATCCTGGTCACAACCAGCAACAGGGAAGCGCCCAAACTTTTTTCTGAAATTATCCAAGGCTAGAAATGCGAAGTGAAGCAGCGGAGGACGCTGGTATTTTGAGAAATCACTCAAAAGGAAATTCCCAGGTTCTTTTATACATTCTCTCAGACTCTTGAACTCTAAGATCATTGGTTCTTTCACCTGTGTAACAATCCCACCTTTTGCATAAATGCCAAAGTTACGTGTATCCTCCTCAATGCAAAATGAAAATGGCCTTGCATCTACTATCTTCCTGGGCTTGCCATCATTCAGTTCTGTCATCCCACTGACCTCCGTGAAAACAACAAGATCACCATCTTGGAATTCAAGGCGCTCATCATCAACGCAGGAAACCATTGCAGGATTGTCATTGCTGATGGATGCAATTATACCAGTGTGGGGATCTTCACCATCAACATCAAGAACAGTAAACTCAGGCCCAAAGTCACAAAACACGCTACCAAAAAGACCACAGACTTCTGTTTTGATGAATGGAATTGGAGGCTGGTGGCTACGACAGCAATCATTAAATTCAACTGCCTTGTCTAGACTTAAGTTGGTGAAAACAACAGCCTGCAAATAAGAGGTACGATCAGCATATACGCAGGAAGGAATACATGTTTCATAATAAAACACAAACACGCCGCAACAAAAAAATCAGCAAATGTTATCAACTAATTAGTGCATGATGATGACCAACTATGTAGCTTTACTTATTCACATTAGCTTCAGTCACACAAGCTTACTAACTGGACAGCTGACATGCAGGTCACTTGACGAGATCAAGTAAGTACACTGCATATATAGATCATCCATATATCAGCTATGACACATGCAGTGAAACAAATGAGTTCTCAGCTAAAAAAAGGGAGTTCTACTGGGTATTATGAAAGAAAAATAGTTTGGCACTATTAGGAGGAACTCATCAGTATATTGACATCAAATGCAGGATAAGGTCCGCACGGATTTACTTATTACCATCCAAAACAGAAATTAGCTTAAACACATAATACCATCCACTTGATTTCAGGCACAGTTCAAATAAGTAAAGTTATTTTATTAACCTCGATGGTCACTACTATTGAACAAGAATGGTACTAACAAAATTTAACACAGAATACAGTTAACAGACCTGGAACTTAGAAAGGTGTTCAGTAGTCAGTTCTTCCGTTACAGCAGATACAAGAACAGCATTGTTAAGTTCTTGCAGCTTTTCAACACAAGCAGCAGCCCTGTTCTTCCCAATATCATCCTCAGATAGAAAGAAATTGCCAGATAGGTCCCACATATCCACATTTCCTACATCATGTAGGGTGACAGATTTAACACCCGCCAGAGCAAGATTCTTTGCTGTATAGAAGAAATATATTAGTTATAAAAATCATGTAATCCACACGCATAGGAGTATGACAATACCATACAAataacaataagcaaaccatgcaTTAGGATGTGTGCACTGGCAAACGGGAAAAGGGAAGATAATTGCTCAGGAATGACCATATTACTTTGCCCAATGAGACATGAAAATGCTAAATAACTCAGGTTCCTGGGCTGAGCAGGAGAAGTAAGGAAAATAATTGCTCATTTATAACCATATTACTTGCCCAATAAGACATGAAAATGCTAGCTACATAGCTCGTGTTCCTGGGCTGAACAGGAGTAAAAGAACAGAATAACAATCCACTAATTTTACCAACTCAATATAATAACTAGATTTTCCTTTTCCAGGAGGCTCATCAGATTGTGTGTTCCCTTTTCCAGGAGGCTCATCTGCTTGTGCAACTACCGCCTATCAAACCAGGGTACTCAGA from Triticum aestivum cultivar Chinese Spring chromosome 4A, IWGSC CS RefSeq v2.1, whole genome shotgun sequence harbors:
- the LOC123085594 gene encoding ubiquitin-activating enzyme E1 3-like isoform X1, giving the protein MLPTKRADGAEDSGDAAAKKARVGESAAEAGSEAMVAGEPVGGGSNGNGVAEIDEDLHSRQLAVYGRETMRLLFASNVLVSGLNGLGAETAKNLALAGVKSVTLHDVGNVDMWDLSGNFFLSEDDIGKNRAAACVEKLQELNNAVLVSAVTEELTTEHLSKFQAVVFTNLSLDKAVEFNDCCRSHQPPIPFIKTEVCGLFGSVFCDFGPEFTVLDVDGEDPHTGIIASISNDNPAMVSCVDDERLEFQDGDLVVFTEVSGMTELNDGKPRKIVDARPFSFCIEEDTRNFGIYAKGGIVTQVKEPMILEFKSLRECIKEPGNFLLSDFSKYQRPPLLHFAFLALDNFRKKFGRFPVAGCDQDARKFVEFTASINEAAIDYKMDELDEKLLQHFASGSRAVLNPMAAMFGGIVGQEVVKACSGKFHPQYQFFYFDSLESLPTYALDPKDLKPLNSRYDAQISVFGSKLQKKMRDSNIFVVGSGALGCEFLKNFALMGVSCGRKGKLTITDDDVIEKSNLSRQFLFRDWNIGQAKSTVAATAASAINSSLHIDALQNRACPETEHVFNDAFWEGLDAVINALDNVNARMYMDMRCLYFQKPLLESGTLGPKCNTQMVIPHLTENYGASRDPPEKQAPMCTVHSFPHNIDHCLTWARSEFEGLLEKTPNEVNSFMSNPAEYAAAMRKAGDAQARELLERVRECLDKERCYKFEDCITWARLKFEDYFSNRVKQLTFTFPEDAATSTGAPFWSAPKRFPHPVQFSAVDSSHIQFILAASILRAVSFGIPIPDWAKNMGNLADIVSKVAVPEFEPKSGVKIETDEKATNLSSASVDDAAVIEDLLTKLEACAKKLPSGFQMKPIQFEKDDDTNFHMDLIAGLANMRARNYGIQEVDKLKAKFIAGRIIPAIATTTAMATGLVCLELYKVLAGDHPVEDYRNTFANLALPMFSMAEPVPPKEMKHQDLRWTVWDRWSIKGNITVAELLKWLSDKGLTAYSVSCGTSLLYNTMFPRHRDRLKRKMVDVAQEVAKVDVPAYRKHFDVVVACEDDDGNDIDIPLISIYFR
- the LOC123085594 gene encoding ubiquitin-activating enzyme E1 3-like isoform X2, whose translation is MLPTKRADGAEDSGDAAAKKARVGESAAEAGSEAMVAGEPVGGGSNGNGVAEIDEDLHSRQLAVYGRETMRLLFASNVLVSGLNGLGAETGNVDMWDLSGNFFLSEDDIGKNRAAACVEKLQELNNAVLVSAVTEELTTEHLSKFQAVVFTNLSLDKAVEFNDCCRSHQPPIPFIKTEVCGLFGSVFCDFGPEFTVLDVDGEDPHTGIIASISNDNPAMVSCVDDERLEFQDGDLVVFTEVSGMTELNDGKPRKIVDARPFSFCIEEDTRNFGIYAKGGIVTQVKEPMILEFKSLRECIKEPGNFLLSDFSKYQRPPLLHFAFLALDNFRKKFGRFPVAGCDQDARKFVEFTASINEAAIDYKMDELDEKLLQHFASGSRAVLNPMAAMFGGIVGQEVVKACSGKFHPQYQFFYFDSLESLPTYALDPKDLKPLNSRYDAQISVFGSKLQKKMRDSNIFVVGSGALGCEFLKNFALMGVSCGRKGKLTITDDDVIEKSNLSRQFLFRDWNIGQAKSTVAATAASAINSSLHIDALQNRACPETEHVFNDAFWEGLDAVINALDNVNARMYMDMRCLYFQKPLLESGTLGPKCNTQMVIPHLTENYGASRDPPEKQAPMCTVHSFPHNIDHCLTWARSEFEGLLEKTPNEVNSFMSNPAEYAAAMRKAGDAQARELLERVRECLDKERCYKFEDCITWARLKFEDYFSNRVKQLTFTFPEDAATSTGAPFWSAPKRFPHPVQFSAVDSSHIQFILAASILRAVSFGIPIPDWAKNMGNLADIVSKVAVPEFEPKSGVKIETDEKATNLSSASVDDAAVIEDLLTKLEACAKKLPSGFQMKPIQFEKDDDTNFHMDLIAGLANMRARNYGIQEVDKLKAKFIAGRIIPAIATTTAMATGLVCLELYKVLAGDHPVEDYRNTFANLALPMFSMAEPVPPKEMKHQDLRWTVWDRWSIKGNITVAELLKWLSDKGLTAYSVSCGTSLLYNTMFPRHRDRLKRKMVDVAQEVAKVDVPAYRKHFDVVVACEDDDGNDIDIPLISIYFR